The Acidobacteriota bacterium region TATATAATTCAGATAAGTGCGCTGGAAACCTTCCAAGTCGAACTATCCCCTGCTGACGATAGCAGTTTTCGCCGCGGGGCTTGTGCTGGCCGGCACGCTGCTCTACGGCTGGATCAACCGTGCCAGCCTTGCAGACCGTGAACAGCAAGAGGAACTTCTGAACGCCGCCATGCGCAGTTTTCGAGGCGAGTTTGTTGCGCCGTTGCTGGAAATCCGCGCGACGTTTCGTCCGGCGCCAAGATCGGCGACCACGGCGGACGTAGATCAATACCTTGCTGATTTCTACATGCAGTGGCGGAGCAACGATGCCGCGAGCGCGCTGGTGTCAGGACTGAGCGTGGCCACAATTGGTCCTGACGGAAAGGCGCAATTCCGGACGCTCGACGCGACAAGCGGAAAATTTGTCGAGGAAGCATGGCCTCCATCGCTCGAAATGTTCCGCCCACGGACTGAACGGGTTGAAAGAATTGGTCCGCGCGAGGCCGGGCCGATGTTTTTCGTGCGTGCCGGCGACTTACCCTTTGCTCTCAACGGACCGCGCCCGATGATCGTCATTCCTTTTATGGAACCCGGCAGGCGAGACCGCGAATTTGGGTTCTGGACGAGCAGCCTCAGGAAGGCGGGCCCGGTCCCGCCCGCAGATGTTGTAACAGAGAGAGAGGAGTTCCGCCGCGTGCCCCAACCGCCCGGCGGCATGCCGCTTCCTGATCTGCCAGTGCACGCCCGTTTCGCGGCCCGTCCGCGGGGCTGGTGCTTTCTGGAATTGGACCTTGGCTACCTGAAGCAGCACGTATTTTTGCAACTCGTGCAACGAAGTTTCGGCGGGGCGGGGCTGGCCAATTATCGGGTTGGTGTAATGGGGGAAGGCGGGCGGCAAATCATTTTCAGTTCTGAGCCTGGCCTCGAGCCGTCATCGTTCTCTTCACCCGACGGCGACGCTCTGCTGCTCGCCTCTTATGGGGAGCTGGGCGCCATGCTTCGCGTTCGCGCAAGGAGGCTGGCATCGGGGGCTGGGCCGGACGACCTCATGGATTTGTCTTTAGCGAATGCTCCCTCACCCTTTTTGGGAGGTCCTCCATCGCAGGGTGCGGAGCGGCATGGGAGCCTTCGCGAAGCAAGCGCCTGGGTGCTGGTGGTGAAGAATAAAGCCGGTTCAATTGATGCGTTGGTGGCCCGGACGCGGCGGCGGAACCTGGCGCTGGGGTTCGGCGTCCTTTTCTTGCTGGCAGTGAGCATGGGATCACTCGTGATGACTACTCAACGCGCGCGCGAGCTGGCGCGGCGGGAGATGGAATTTGTCGCAGGCGTCTCCCATGAATTCCGGACGCCTCTGGCGTCCATTCAGTCCGCCGGTTTCAACCTCTCCAGCGGGGTTGTGCATGAAGCCGGCAGGGTAAAGGAATATGGCGCGCTGGTGCGAAATGAAGCGCGCCGGCTGACAGACCTGATCGAACAGGTAATGAGTTATGCGGGCATCCAGTCTGGCGCCAGGCACTACGAACTTGTTCCCACCGAAGTCCCCGCAATCGTGGAACGGGCCATGGCCGAATTTGCTCCAGTGCTCAGTGACGCCGGGTGGCAGGTTGAGAGAAAATTGGAAGACAACCTTCCCCCAGTGTTCGTGGAAACCTCGTCGGTTGAGAGCGCCGTGAAGAACCTTTTTGCCAATGCCATCAAATATGGCGGCGCCAGCCGATGGCTGCGCATTACAGCAATGAACGCCCCGAATGGGGGCCGTGGAGAAGTGCAGATCTCGGTGGAGGACCACGGACCTGGCATTGCTCCAGCGGATCTGCCGCACATCTTTGAGCCATTCTACCGTGGGCAGGGAGTAGTGGCTTCAACGGTGCCCGGAGCCGGACTGGGGCTGAGCATCGTGAAGCGCCACATTGAAGCGCAGGGCGGGCATGTCAGTGTAGAGAGCACAAGAGGAAAGGGATCGCGTTTTACGATCCATCTGCCCGCCATCCAGGAACCTGAACAAAAAGCCGGTTAGGAAGACAGCCCGGCTGGGTTGGTCGAAAGTGAAACGGCAGCTAACATGAAACGAAGAAATTTTGTTCAACCTGGCCTGCTTCTGGTGGAAGACGACGCTGCCCTGGTCCTGACGCTCACCGATCTTCTGTCGAGCAAGGGTTACCGGGTGGAGAGCGTGAAAGATGGCCAGGAAGCCCTCGATCGCGCCTCCGAGGGAGGGTTTGACTTGATCATCCTGGACGTCATGCTGCCGCATATGGACGGGTTTGAAATCTGCCGCACTCTGCGGCGGCGCGCCGTTCGCACTCCCATCCTTATGTTGACGGCGCGGGGCCAGGTCGAGGACAAGGTGTCCGGCCTCAAACTCGGGGCTGACGATTACCTTGCCAAGCCGTTTGATTCCTCCGAACTGCTGGCCCGCATCGAGGCCCTGTTGCGCAGGGCGTCATTGCCTCAGTCGAGCCAGCGGGACGTGACCTTCCGGTTTGGGCCTGTGACGGTGGACTTCCGCAGCACGGCAGTGTGGCGCGATGGCAAGTCTATCGAGATGTCAGCGCGGGAGTTTGAATTGCTGGCTTACTTTATCCAGCAGCAGGGCTCAACCGTGTCGCGCGATGAACTGCTGCGGGAGGTGTGGGGTTATGACGAAGCGACCATGACCCGCACCATCGATGCCCACATCTGGATGCTTCGCCAGAAGCTCGAGCAGGACCCGCAGAGCCCGCGCCATTTTCTCACCGTTCGCGGCCTGGGATACAGGTTCGTCAGATGACCTTCCTGAAAAGTGTCGGCGCTGAACGGGACGTTGACGCATGAATGCCGATCTGCTTTAACACGGTACAAAGCCCGCCGCTCGAAGCGATATAGAATTTACGCAGGCTTTAAATTCATTCCTGGCATTCTGAATAACAATGAAAACATGAGGCCGGGGAAAACGCGGAATTCAATCTCGCAGCACGACCAGCGTTGACAATATCAGGACGGTGTCTCTGACCTCTGAACTTGAACCGCAAGAATCAGAATCTCAAAAAAGAGAGGTAAGAAATGATGAAACAGCTGTTTAACATCGCCCTTGTCGTTGCGCTTTTCGGTGCGGTAGCGATGGCGCAGGAGCGCTCCAAAGAAGTGGTTGTTGAAGGGCCCGATACGGCCGCGGTGCAGGCCGGAATTGCGGCAGGCCCTATGCAAGGGCCGGACACCATGATGCCGCAAGAAATCCCCGATGACCCTCCAGTACTCCGGGAGCGAGTTTTTAATCTGCGGGCCAGGGGTCCGTTTGGGCCGGGCCCGATGATGTGGTTCCACGGCCGGGGAATGGGCGAGTGGTGGCGCGATCCCGAAGTGGTTGAAAAAATCGGGTTAAGCGACCAGCAGAAGCAACAGCTTGAAAAGATCTCGCTGGACAGCCGCCTCAAGATGATTGATCTGCGCGCGGACCTCGAGAAGCAGGAAGTGATTCTTGGCCCTATGCTCGAGGCCTACCATCCGAATGAGGCGCAGGTGCTTGCGCAGGTTGAAAAAGTGTCTCAGGCGCGGGGTGAGGTAGAGAAGCAGCGCGTCCAGACAATGCTGGCAAGCCGCGGCGTGCTGACGGAGGAGCAGTGGAGTAAATTGAAGGACGCGCGGTCGGAATCCCATCAGAATATCCGCCGGCGCAGCCATCCGCGTCCCACGAGGCCTGCGACGCCGGCGACGCCTGCTCCAGGCAAGTGAGAGCGTGGCCCATTTGCTTACGAACCCGGCGGGGTCCTGCGAAGGCAGCGCCTCGCCGTTCCAGCAGACCATTGAAAAAGACTTGCCGTCATGCCGAGCCCGTTCGCCCTCCATTTGCGAACGGCCCTGAACGAGTGGAGGGACTCAGGGTAAACTCCGCGAAGCATCTGCTGCATTGAGTGAAGTGAAAAAGCGGATCCTTCGCGGAGTTTGGCCTGGTCGAGCAGCAGATTCCTCTCCCGCTCTGCGGGATCGGAATGACGTTCAGAACGATGTAGCGAACTTGCAACCTCGGACTAATAGGCCCAATAAGGACCGACAACTCCTTTCGGTCCCGTCTTGTTTTCAATCCCTACAAAAACATCGCGGCCGTAGAAGAAGGGCATGCCAAAGTCAACGTAGTCCGTTGAAGCGCCAGTGCCGGTGCTGCCGCCCAGGTCGTTGAATGCGGCGTTCTTGCCATTGTTATTGCTGAGAGCGAAGAGAGCGTTCGCATCGGCAATGTTAAAAGAAACCGGATTGGAGGTACCGTTCAGGCCGGAAGTAGTGACGGTGAACTTTACGGTTGAGCTTGGGCAATAGAAGCCAGAATAAGTAGTGCAGTCCTGTATCCCGGTAGAAGCAAGCGTTGTGGCGTCCAGAAAGAAAAGGCCGTTTGACCCGCTGTCGATAAAGCTATTTTGGTAGTCGATGCCGTTGTAAATGACATGGAAATTCCCGGAGTTGTCCGTTGTGTAGACCTGGGCGTTGCCCAGGCCGTTGTCGGACTGTGTCTCAATACCGAAGATCAGCGATCCCGAAGCGGTTGGCGCTCCGTTATCGGGGACGGACGGTAAGGAGATCAACAAACCGTTATTGTCCTGGGGAAACATCGAAACGGGGTTCTGAAGCTGATTCTGCAGGGGCACAACAGCGGCGTTGCAGGCCCCGCCGTTTGCGGGACAGAGAAAGTAGTGGTTGGGGTTGCTGGTGGTGGAAGCGCAGGCCGTACCACAATCCTGCTGAAAGACGCCGATCCCAAGGATGCCGTTGGCGCCCAGCAATTGGACCGTATTTTGATTGGATCCGCTCCCTGTCACACAGGAATTGGGGACGGGGAACCTGGTCGGATTCGAGCTGTCGATGAGCTGGATGGGGACGGAGCTTGCATTTTCGCCGGCCATCTTTATGTCAGCAGACTCTACCGGCCCCCAGACATAAGATGTATCAGCGAAGCTAATGCATTCCTGCAGCGGGTTGCTGCCGTTGTCGGTGACGGCCGGCAACGAGAGTGTGACCTGTGAAGAAAGCAACCGCAGGCCCTCTGACCCAGTATCCACCAGGACATCCGGAATGTTCTGGCAGGTCGAGGTGCCCGGAACGCAGATGGTAACGGTAGTGAAGACCCCGTTAGGATAATCGTTTGCCGGGCCCAGGTTGACTTCTATGGGTTGGTTATTGTTGACCTGGTTGAACCCTGAGCCTGAACCGGAATTCGAGCCGGAACTGCCTCCGCAACCGGCCAGTCCCAGCATGCTGACGGCGATCAGGCAAATAAGAACCAGCGGGGCGTAACACCTCCTGAGCAGTGTCATTTCACCACCTCTGCCGGGATACCGGCTGGAAGCAGGTTTGGTGCATAGGCTGCTCCATGGAAGGAACGCATGTGGCCTCCGCTGACCAGAACGAAATCCTTTCCTCTGACCACCAGCGGACCACCGCGTTGGCGACGGGACCTCGGCGCCTGCTTCAACTGTTCGAAGTAGGAACCCAGCAATTGCTGTAGATCAGGCATGGCGGGCCCTTGCCAGGCAACCCCAAAAACCAGCCCGGCAGGAGAAACGTACTCGCGGATGGTCTTGCCATCGGGGGTAGTCAGTTCTTTGATGGAATAACCCTGGCGAGCAGTCTCATGAAGCTGCGCCCGCATTCGCTGTTGATCTGTGGTTATTGAATTTTCATATTGCCCAAGAACCGCCCAACCGGGAACGCATCCCAGTAGCAAAACGACCAGTAAACCCAGGAATATCCTCATAAACCTCCGTGGCGTCCACCACTTGGATGCTTACTTGTCCCAGCGGGGAGAGCATAATTTTAGGATAGTGTTTTAACTTTGATCCTTAGTTTGGCATCGGCCTGCCGCGTCCCCCCCGCCGCTCCTCCTGAATTTTTTGCCATTTCTTCTGCTGATCGGCAGTCAAGATAGGTTTTATCTTTTCATTCAACTGTTCCCTAATCTCGCGGAACTTTGCAAACCGGTCTTCGCGTGACATTGAGGTGTCCTGCCGCAGGTCCCCCATTTGTTTGTGTTGTTCCTCGATGATAGGTTTTATTTTGGCCTGCTGTTCATCCGTCAACTGTAACTGTTTGGTCATGCGGGCCAGTTGGTCCTCGGGTGTCATTGGCCCATGCATTCGCCGCCCGCCATACTGCGGCAGCGGCGCGCCTGCCAGCATCGTGATTCCCGCCAGAATCGTGAGAACGACGCCTGCTACCAGCAGGAAGGTCTTTGTTTTCTGTGCCCTGCCTCCGAGCCTCCACTTCAGCAGTTCAGTGCCCTCCAGGCCAAAGGCCCTTCTGGTTTCCTCTGTCATCATATCACTTCTCCTTTCGTGCGGCCGGAGCATTGCCCCAGCGCTTAAATTCTACTTTGCCGTAGACGCCATGCCGCCCCGCGCAGTTGCGCAGCATCAGTTAAATTTATGTAAAACCGTGACCGTTCTCATTCATGTGGCAGGTGACAACGCCGGCTTTCGATGCTCCTGTTGCAACCAGCCGGCGGAGTGGTGAATATCCCTTGACGGCATGACTCTTTGCTCCGTTAGAATCTAGGGATGATGGCCGCGCGTAATGTGCTGGTTGTTATGATCATGCTGTGGAGTGTAGCAACCAATGCGCATCCAGCAACGCTACCGCCGCTGCCCAAGCTCGATCTTTCGAACACTTTCCCCGCTGTCGGCACTCAGATTCGTAAAGCAGACGCCGCTGCTCTAGCCCGCCCGGACGATCCTGATGCGGTTGGGGAACTGGGAATGGTGCTCGACGCCTACCAGCAGTACGCTGCGGCGGGAATATGTTATCGCCGGGCGCATTTGCTTTCCCCCTCAACGTTTTCATGGGCTTATGATCTTGCCTACGTTGAAATGAAGCTCGGCCGGTACCACGATGCATCTGCTGCGTTCGAGGTGGCGCTTGAGATCAGGCCGGACTATCTCCCCGCGACGTTGAACCTTGCCGAATGCCTCCTTTCGACAGGACAGTTGCCTGAGAGCCGGGACCTGTTCGAGGCAATTATCAAGAAATATCCTGAGAACCCCGAGGCATATTACGGGCTGGGGCGAATCGAGATCCAGCAGGGCAGTATGGATGACGCCGCCCTGGCATTGAAGAAGGCGATCGAAATATTCCCTCAGTATGGTGGCGCGCATTACGCTCTGGCTATGGTTTACCGGAAGATGGGCCAGCCTGATAAGGCGAAGGAGCATTTTGCTGCTTATCAAAAAAACGTAACGGCCAATCCGCCTGAAGTTGACCCGTTGCGGGCCGCGGTGCAGCAGTTGGACCAGACGCCCCTCAGGTATCTGGAGCGTGGGGTGGCGCTCGAGCAGGCCGGCGATCTCGAGGGGTCAATTGAGGCCCACGTCAAAGCTGCTCAGCTTGATCCCAGTTTCGAACAACCCCATATCAATCTGATTCAGCTTTACGCCCGAACTGGCAAAATCGCAGAAGCCGAGGAACAGTATCGCATCGCCGTCCGCCTGAACCCTCATCGGTCTGATTGTTACTATAACTACGGGGTCCTAATGTTCGAGCTTGGAAAATACGCTGAAGCAGAAGGGGCCTTCCGGAAGGCAATCGCAAGCAATCCTTTCTATGCGCAGGCGCACAATAACCTTGGCTTCCTGCTTCAGCAGCAGGGGCGAAGAAACGAGGCGCTCGCGGAATTTCGCGAAGCGGTTAAAGACAAGCCGGACTACCGGCTGGCTCGCTTTCACGTTGGGCTGATTCTGGCGAACCAGGGCGATTATTCCGGCGCTATCGAGCAATTCCGAATGATCCTTGAGCCCGACGACGCCGAGACTCCGACATATCTTCACGCGCTCGCTACTACCTATGCACGGGCCGGCGACGTTCCGAACGCGCTGGTTTATATGAGGAAAGCGCGGACGGAAGCTCAAAAGAAGGAGCAACCCCAACTGCTTCCGGGCATTGATCGTGATTTAAAGGCGCTCGAAACTGACGTCAGCAGACGCTGATGTGCTGCCGGAGCAAATCAGAGAGGGGGCGTCTCCTGCCCCAAGGGTAAATCTTTGACTCGACGCGACATCCTCATAGCGTCCCTGGCCTTCGCGGGTTTCCCGTTCAGGGCCTCAATGGCGAAAATCCCGCCTGGCCGACCGCTTTTCCGCGAAGCTGCTGCGGAGACGGGGCTGGATTTTTTCCTTTATACCGGCCCAACCCAAGAGCATTACATGCCGGAGATTATCGGCGCCGGTGTGGCGCTGGTTGATTACGACAACGACGGAGACCTCGACATCTACGTGCTCCAGGATGGTCTCGTTAATCCCGGCGCCAGGCCCCTGATGCCGCCGCCCCCGGGATGGAAGCCCGGCAATCGACTGTTCCGCAACATGCTGGCGGAAACCGGCAAATTGCACTTTGTGGATGTTACGGAGAGGGCCGGAGTTGGGCATACCGGATACGGGATGGGCGTGGCAGTGGGTGATTATGACAATGATGGATTTCAGGACCTTTATGTCACCAATTTCGGCCACAATGTTCTTTACCACAACAATGGGAATGGCACTTTTTCGGATGTCACGCAGCAGGCAGGAGTAGACGACCCTCGCTGGAGTACCAGCGCTGCCTGGGTTGATTATGATGGGGACGGCCGCCTGGATTTGTTCGTATGCAACTACGTTGATTTCACCGTGGAGAACAATAAACGATGCTACGCGCCTGCCGGCGAACTCGATTACTGCTCGCCGCGAACGTATGGTCCGCTGCCCTCACGGCTATTCCGGAACCTCGGCAACGGCAGGTTTAAGGACGTAACGGCTGCTTCAGGGATCGGGTCGCAGAGCGGCTATGGGCTGGGGGTCATCTGCGCGGACTTCGATGGCGACGGCCGCACGGACATTTACGTCGCCAACGACTCGGCAGCCAACTATCTTTGGCTCAACCAGGGCAACGGGAAATTTAAGGAAGGTGCGCTCGAAGCCGGCCTGGCCTTTAGCGCGGACGGCCTGGCGAAGGCAGGGATGGGCGTTGCCGCCGACGACATCGACAACGACGGCCATCTGGAACTGATCGTGACTAACCTTACTGGCGAAGGCGTTACGCTTTTTCGCAGCGACAGGCAGGGACTCTATGAAGAAGCCAGCGCCCAGTTCGGTCTGGCAGAGCCAACTTTTGGCTATACCGGCTATGGTGTGGGCTTCTTCGATTATGATAATGACGGCTTGATGGATCTGTTTATAGCTAATGGTGCTATGACGATCATTGAATCCCTTCGGGCGCACCCTATGGGCATCTATCCGTACGCTCAGAAGAACCAACTGTTCCACAACGCGGGGCCTGGTAAAGGATTCCGGGAAATCACAGGATTTACCGGTCCGGCCATCCCGGTGGCGGAGGTCGGCCGTGGAGCGGCATTTGGAGATATCAACAACGATGGCGCGATGGACATCGTGGTGACCAATAGTTTCGGCCCTCTGCGGCTTTTCCTGAACGAGGCGGGTGGCAAGGGGCATTGGTTGCTAGTGGGCCTTGAGGCGGCCGAGGG contains the following coding sequences:
- a CDS encoding CRTAC1 family protein encodes the protein MAKIPPGRPLFREAAAETGLDFFLYTGPTQEHYMPEIIGAGVALVDYDNDGDLDIYVLQDGLVNPGARPLMPPPPGWKPGNRLFRNMLAETGKLHFVDVTERAGVGHTGYGMGVAVGDYDNDGFQDLYVTNFGHNVLYHNNGNGTFSDVTQQAGVDDPRWSTSAAWVDYDGDGRLDLFVCNYVDFTVENNKRCYAPAGELDYCSPRTYGPLPSRLFRNLGNGRFKDVTAASGIGSQSGYGLGVICADFDGDGRTDIYVANDSAANYLWLNQGNGKFKEGALEAGLAFSADGLAKAGMGVAADDIDNDGHLELIVTNLTGEGVTLFRSDRQGLYEEASAQFGLAEPTFGYTGYGVGFFDYDNDGLMDLFIANGAMTIIESLRAHPMGIYPYAQKNQLFHNAGPGKGFREITGFTGPAIPVAEVGRGAAFGDINNDGAMDIVVTNSFGPLRLFLNEAGGKGHWLLVGLEAAEGDRFGMGAEIGLFRQGLPTLWRRAHTDGSMLSASDIRVHFGLGDSSKVDSLLVRWPDGAREKWDRINADQIIKLRRGTGLRL
- a CDS encoding HAMP domain-containing histidine kinase, producing MRWKPSKSNYPLLTIAVFAAGLVLAGTLLYGWINRASLADREQQEELLNAAMRSFRGEFVAPLLEIRATFRPAPRSATTADVDQYLADFYMQWRSNDAASALVSGLSVATIGPDGKAQFRTLDATSGKFVEEAWPPSLEMFRPRTERVERIGPREAGPMFFVRAGDLPFALNGPRPMIVIPFMEPGRRDREFGFWTSSLRKAGPVPPADVVTEREEFRRVPQPPGGMPLPDLPVHARFAARPRGWCFLELDLGYLKQHVFLQLVQRSFGGAGLANYRVGVMGEGGRQIIFSSEPGLEPSSFSSPDGDALLLASYGELGAMLRVRARRLASGAGPDDLMDLSLANAPSPFLGGPPSQGAERHGSLREASAWVLVVKNKAGSIDALVARTRRRNLALGFGVLFLLAVSMGSLVMTTQRARELARREMEFVAGVSHEFRTPLASIQSAGFNLSSGVVHEAGRVKEYGALVRNEARRLTDLIEQVMSYAGIQSGARHYELVPTEVPAIVERAMAEFAPVLSDAGWQVERKLEDNLPPVFVETSSVESAVKNLFANAIKYGGASRWLRITAMNAPNGGRGEVQISVEDHGPGIAPADLPHIFEPFYRGQGVVASTVPGAGLGLSIVKRHIEAQGGHVSVESTRGKGSRFTIHLPAIQEPEQKAG
- a CDS encoding periplasmic heavy metal sensor, which produces MLRPHERRSDMMTEETRRAFGLEGTELLKWRLGGRAQKTKTFLLVAGVVLTILAGITMLAGAPLPQYGGRRMHGPMTPEDQLARMTKQLQLTDEQQAKIKPIIEEQHKQMGDLRQDTSMSREDRFAKFREIREQLNEKIKPILTADQQKKWQKIQEERRGGRGRPMPN
- a CDS encoding DUF2844 domain-containing protein encodes the protein MRIFLGLLVVLLLGCVPGWAVLGQYENSITTDQQRMRAQLHETARQGYSIKELTTPDGKTIREYVSPAGLVFGVAWQGPAMPDLQQLLGSYFEQLKQAPRSRRQRGGPLVVRGKDFVLVSGGHMRSFHGAAYAPNLLPAGIPAEVVK
- a CDS encoding DUF3443 domain-containing protein — protein: MTLLRRCYAPLVLICLIAVSMLGLAGCGGSSGSNSGSGSGFNQVNNNQPIEVNLGPANDYPNGVFTTVTICVPGTSTCQNIPDVLVDTGSEGLRLLSSQVTLSLPAVTDNGSNPLQECISFADTSYVWGPVESADIKMAGENASSVPIQLIDSSNPTRFPVPNSCVTGSGSNQNTVQLLGANGILGIGVFQQDCGTACASTTSNPNHYFLCPANGGACNAAVVPLQNQLQNPVSMFPQDNNGLLISLPSVPDNGAPTASGSLIFGIETQSDNGLGNAQVYTTDNSGNFHVIYNGIDYQNSFIDSGSNGLFFLDATTLASTGIQDCTTYSGFYCPSSTVKFTVTTSGLNGTSNPVSFNIADANALFALSNNNGKNAAFNDLGGSTGTGASTDYVDFGMPFFYGRDVFVGIENKTGPKGVVGPYWAY
- a CDS encoding tetratricopeptide repeat protein, with amino-acid sequence MMAARNVLVVMIMLWSVATNAHPATLPPLPKLDLSNTFPAVGTQIRKADAAALARPDDPDAVGELGMVLDAYQQYAAAGICYRRAHLLSPSTFSWAYDLAYVEMKLGRYHDASAAFEVALEIRPDYLPATLNLAECLLSTGQLPESRDLFEAIIKKYPENPEAYYGLGRIEIQQGSMDDAALALKKAIEIFPQYGGAHYALAMVYRKMGQPDKAKEHFAAYQKNVTANPPEVDPLRAAVQQLDQTPLRYLERGVALEQAGDLEGSIEAHVKAAQLDPSFEQPHINLIQLYARTGKIAEAEEQYRIAVRLNPHRSDCYYNYGVLMFELGKYAEAEGAFRKAIASNPFYAQAHNNLGFLLQQQGRRNEALAEFREAVKDKPDYRLARFHVGLILANQGDYSGAIEQFRMILEPDDAETPTYLHALATTYARAGDVPNALVYMRKARTEAQKKEQPQLLPGIDRDLKALETDVSRR
- a CDS encoding response regulator transcription factor; amino-acid sequence: MKRRNFVQPGLLLVEDDAALVLTLTDLLSSKGYRVESVKDGQEALDRASEGGFDLIILDVMLPHMDGFEICRTLRRRAVRTPILMLTARGQVEDKVSGLKLGADDYLAKPFDSSELLARIEALLRRASLPQSSQRDVTFRFGPVTVDFRSTAVWRDGKSIEMSAREFELLAYFIQQQGSTVSRDELLREVWGYDEATMTRTIDAHIWMLRQKLEQDPQSPRHFLTVRGLGYRFVR
- a CDS encoding periplasmic heavy metal sensor → MMKQLFNIALVVALFGAVAMAQERSKEVVVEGPDTAAVQAGIAAGPMQGPDTMMPQEIPDDPPVLRERVFNLRARGPFGPGPMMWFHGRGMGEWWRDPEVVEKIGLSDQQKQQLEKISLDSRLKMIDLRADLEKQEVILGPMLEAYHPNEAQVLAQVEKVSQARGEVEKQRVQTMLASRGVLTEEQWSKLKDARSESHQNIRRRSHPRPTRPATPATPAPGK